A segment of the Chlorocebus sabaeus isolate Y175 chromosome 15, mChlSab1.0.hap1, whole genome shotgun sequence genome:
GTTCCCTTAAGGTAGGAGAAAGGgatctttatttttatcaaaggGGGAGGAGCCAGAAAACTCCTGAGACCCCTGAGTTTGTCCTCTCTCCAAGGTTTTGGGCTAAGCCCCCATTCACCCTTTATCTCTGGGGCCTTCTTTAGCTGCCTCCACCCGTTCACATATTCTGGATTCTCTCCTCCTATTTCCCAGTGGAAAATGATGGAGCCTCACAGATTCTTCCCATTTCTGGAGAAAAACACGCATGGAGCTCAAAGTTCTTCTCAGTTTTATTGCCAAAGCCATAACAAGAAAAGGCAGAGGTGACAAGCAGTCAGGAAGTTTAAAGATGCGTGAAATCTTTAAAGTCTCAAAACAAGAATTCTCCTAAAATACAAAAGGGGCTTTGCTGGTCTCTCCTTGGCTTCTCATGTAGCTCACCTCTTTTTTCTTATCTTGAGACTAGTCAAACCTAAgctgtttctcattttatttccagCAGCTATTGAGAACACTCTCCTGAACTCTTCAAATTCAGTAGAGGGCGACAAATGTACATATAAATGATAGTAGCGGGTCTTAAATAAAGACTCATGACACCTAAAAGGGCAGCACCTGAGTCTGATTGCACCTGTTTCTATtgctgtttctgtctctcttctctctgtctgccATTTCATTCTCAATTGTTACTTTACTTATAAGATCACATTAGAACCTGATATTTGATAAATGATGCATCAGATCTatagtgaaggaaaaaatgcaaTTAAAGTTGTTGTAACAGCTAGTCTTCAAGTGGGGAGAAATCACTTGAGTACCTTAGGTCACAGCTTAcatcaaaacagaaaatcagaGCTACATTAAAGAGTGAAACTTTAACTATAtcaaacaataggaaaaaaacGGAAGAAAATTGAATACTTACTAAATCTTAGCATGAATAACAACTGCTTAACACTTAGAGGcaagggccgggtgtggtagcttatgcctttaatcccagcattttgggagcccaaggcaggaggatctcctgaggtctggaatttgagagtagcctggccaacatggtgaaaccccgtctctactaaaacatgcaaaaattagccgagtgtggtggtgcatgcctgtaatctcagctacttgggaggctaaggcataagaatcgcgtgaacccgggaggtggaggctgtagtgagcccagattgtgccactgcacttcagcttgggtgacagagtgaaaccctctctcaaaaaaaaaaaaaaaaaaagcaaactagaGCTGTGAGGTaccattatttcttttgctcACTAAACTGACAACACACACATGTTTTTTATAATACCCAAAGCTAATGAGGGTGGTTAAAGTATGCCCTTTTATACACACACTCATGTATAACACATACTGCCATGTGGGGCTATGTTTCAGGAGACTTAAAACTGTACATACCTTTTGGTCCAGTATTTTACTTCTGGGAATCTGTCATAACAGAATCATAATCTTGGGGAAAGCTATATACCTAAggatatttcaaatattatttaaaaattgaagtataatttcttaaagaatataaaataataattaaaaatgaaaatatgctaaAAGTTTGATGAAATATAAATGGTCGAATATATATTGATTATATCCACTTACTAGACTAGCACTCTGAGACATTACAAATAGTGATTATAAAGACTAGAAAATGACAAGGGAAAAATAGAGGAATAAAGTTTTACATAAAGTATGATTTCcactatgtttaaaaattaacagaGACATTCTTGGGGTTGaggattgttttcttttctgtcatttccAAAGAACTAcataactattatttttaatgaactacatatgtaatatatacatatagtttatatgtatatacaaagtTTATCTCATGTATTTGATAAAGATGAAAGATGAGTTGGTTGTGCCACGTGAAGAGGGCAGTATAGCACCCAGGTAATGGAGCATAGGAGTGGGATTCCAGATACCAGGCGAATCACGGTCTTTCTTCCATCCCCCACAGAGGAATAGGTTTGTCTTCAACAAACCTTCAGTTGTCCTGAAGACAAACCTAATTCTGGAGACGTCATATAATTTAGAAGAGACAAGCAAACTGATGAAAAATAGTGAATCTTTAAGGTAAAATAAAGCACATGGACTACACTTTGTTTAGAATCAAATTCTTGGGATTAACCACATTAACCCACAGAGGGTCTTAGTGATGCCTCTAATCCAGGATCCTAGGGCCTGTTTCTCTCTGTGAGATGCTTTCTCCCAACTCCTTGGTGAGAGTGGGAAGACTAAGACCTCAGCAATCAGAGGTGGGGGCCTAAGATCCCCCTAAGATCAGAGGCAGACTCTGAGAGGGGACAAAAGTCCCTATACTTGTATTGGGCCCTTTTCTGGGAGGGGGATATTGAAGAATGATTTTGAGACAGGGAGTCCTTTGACTACCTGTGCCACTTGAGCTGTTTGCTAGGGCTCCAGAATACATATTTCAAATACgttccccactccctccttccttccctcttccactcttccttttttcttcctttcttcttttccttcctccttcccttcctttcttcttttccttcctccttcccttcctttctctggctctctcatgatttattttcctcattataaAAGTACTTATTTAGTCCTTACTCTGCTATTAGTGTGTTAGTCTTTGCCCCCTGGTACTTGCTGTTTAATGGAGAAATCGGTGAGCAAAACAGAAATTACAGCAGAGTGCAATAGAGCGCAATAGAGCTAAGCTAGGTGTATaaatccattctcacactgctatgaaaaaCTActtgagactgtgtaatttataaagaaaagaggtttaattgactcacagttccacaagtgGTACAGTgggcatggctggggagccctcagataacttacaatcatggtggaagagcgaaggggaagcaagcacattatatggcggcaggagagagggtgagagagaggagagagagagagagcacatataggggaagtgctacacactttcaaccagatcttgtgagaattcacctactatcatgagaacagcaagggggaagtcagCCTCCATGattccatcacctcccaccaggccccttctccaaCACATGTtgacatgatatttgggtggggacacagacccaaaccatataaCCAGGGCACTGGAGAAACACAGAGGTGAAAGAACAAACCAAGGAGTGAGATGGAGAAGAAGGAGGACTTCCTGAAAGAGATGACATCCGAACTGGGTCCTGAATAGAGATTAGACAGGGGAGGAGGGGCAGCTAAAAGTGGCCCAGGCAAACAAAGGGCCAGCGGATATGTTCATGGGATGATGTGTCTCTTGTTGTCTGTTTAACTCAAggtgagtctctctctctctttctgtgtgtgtgtgtgtgtgtgtgtgtgtgtgcgcgcgcaaaTGTAATATACCAAATGGTCAAACCTGTGCCCCAGGAGAGGGgtagaggaagaaagaatgagagagtaAGAAGGAGGaatagacacagaaaatgaaagaaaaggggggaaagaaaaagaagaaaggagccaGGGGAGAGAAGCTGGTTAGCACTGATTGGAGCAAACTGTGTCATCGTACTTGGGAAACTCAAGGATGGATTCTTGGCAAGTTGACTCTTGGAGCTTTCCCTGTGCTTGTTCCTGTGCTCAGATATGGAAAAATTAGAGGAGTGTCATCTGTGCAATCACTGAATTCATAATTTTGGTGAGGAAAGGAGACTACACACAGGAATAATGTTAAGTATTACAAATTTTGGGGCAGAAAGAGATCAAGGTGGGCTGCAATATTCAGAAAAGTCTTCCTGAAAGAGTTGAATACTGAGAAAGCAGCTCCTTGAAGTGGACTTTGCTGAGGTGGATGGAGTCCTGTGTAGGTATCAACTGGGCGTGCTGTGTGGGGTCTGTCTCTCCATGGCTGACAGTGCACATGTGGATTCCAGGACTCAGGATGTTGTTGCTGGGAGCTGTTCTACTGCTATTAGCTCTGCCCAGTCATGGCCAGGATACCACAACTCAAGGGCCCGGAGTCCTGCTTCCTCTGCCCAAGGGGGCCTGCACAGGTTGGATGGCAGGCATCCCAGGGCATCCAGGCCATAATGGGGTCCCAGGTCGTGATGGCAGAGATGGCACCCCTGGTGAGAAGGGTGAGAAAGGAGATCCAGGTAAGAATGTTTTTGGCCTCTTTCATCACATACCTCCCTAACTGATATAAACTACATGAAGGCATTTGTTATTAACTAAGGCCTAGACACAGGGAGAAAGCAAAGCTTTTTTATGTAAACCATAAGCGACTTGAAGTGGATTTGAGGTTGGTCTTCCAAGGATGAGAATAGGTGGTGCCTCTATAATGAAGACTGACTTTGCTGCATCTGCATGTCCTTTTCCATCCCCTTTCCCATCTTCACCCTCATCCTTATTCCCAATGCATTCATATTCTGATTCCTCTTTCTGTCTAGCTAACTTCTATTCCATCCAGTGGCATTCAACCACATTTACTGCACACCTGCACACCCCCTGAAGGGCACAATCCTGCCTTTGGGGAACTCTTGATCTAGGTAAGATGTCTAATGTGCAAGGCTCTGTTGGTGGTTACTACAAGAAAGTCTACTCTAAAAATGTCAAACTGAATGTGAACGAGTATTCAAAGTATGGAGCATAGAGAAAGTGTACTCACCATGGACCTGGATGAAGAATGAAAGCTTCAAGGAGGAAGCAGAGCTTCGACTAGGCCTTGAATGATGGATAGGCAGAATAGAGGAGGAGAGACATCCTAGATAGAGGGGGTAGAATTGCAAAACCAGGGTTGATGGTGCCAGCACAGAAAGGGCTGGCAGGGTGGAGGGTCTATGATAGAGACCTATAGGAGATAAAGATGGAGTTGAATTTATGGGAGCCTACCTGTCTGTGGGAGATATAGAAGGAGGAGGTAACATCTCTCTCCTTTTGGGCTCTCTTATTGGTTTCTTGCTCTATAAGTCAAGAAGGTTGTGAGTGGGAGCCACAGGGATGGTAATTTAGGCTGTAACCAACCTAGGCAGGAGTTCTATTCTTTGTGGTCACTGAGGTCTTCTCATTCCTTAGGTCTTATTGGTCCTAAGGGAGACACTGGTGAAACTGGAGTAACCGGGGCTGAAGGTCCCCGAGGCTTTCCGGGAATCCAAGGCAGGAAAGGAGAACCTGGAGAAGGTGCCTATGTATACCGCTCAGCATTCAGTGTGGGATTGGAGACCTACGTTACTGTCCCCAACATGCCCATTCGCTTTACCAAGATCTTCTACAATCAGCAAAACCACTATGATGGCTCCACTGGTAAATTCCACTGCAACATTCCTGGGCTGTACTACTTTGCCTACCACATCACAGTCTATATGAAGGATGTGAAGGTCAGCCTCTTCAAGAAGGACAAGGCTATGCTCTTCACCTATGACCAGTACCAGGAAAATAATGTGGACCAGGCCTCCGGCTCTGTGCTCCTGCATCTGGAGGTGGGCGACCAAGTCTGGCTTCAGGTGTATGGGGAAGGAGAGCGTAATGGACTCTATGCTGATAATGACAATGACTCCACCTTCACAGGCTTTCTTCTGTACCATGACACCAACTGATCACCACTAATTCAGAGCCTTGTGCCAGGCCAAACAGCCACAAAGTCAATTAAAGGCTTTCAGTACAGTTAGGAGACTATTATTTAGTTGGAGGCCTTtgaatattattcattcattcactcattcatgtattcactcattcatcaagtaactttaaaaaaatcatatgctaTGTTCCCAGTCCTGGGGAGTTTCAGAAACATGACCAGATAACTGAGTAGAAAGAAGCAGTTGACAATGCTCTTTTGTGCCCACTGTTTCTCCCGATGCACATGTCAATCCTATAAAGCACAGGGAACAAGCTTTCTCCTGTTTTTACAGATTGGGTCCTGAGGCTGAGAGAGTTAAGCGAATGTCTAAGGTCACACAATTATTAAGTGACAGTGCTAGAAATCAAACCCAGAGCTGTGGGCTTTGCTCACTAGACCGTGCCCTTTTATAGAAGCACGTGGTCTCTTTGGAGTGTTGGTAGGTATCTGTTGCCCACCTCACCTGAGACTCATGGAATTTGCCTTTCCCCTTCTATCTCCCACAGACAGGCAGGCTCCCATAAATTCAACTCCATCTTTATCTCCTATAGGTCTCTATCATAGACCCTCCACCCTGCCAGCCCTTTCTGTGCTGGCACCATCAACCCTGGTTTTGCCATTCAAAAGGCAAACCTCCTCCAGCAGAGCTCCCTCAGAGAAAGTGGTTCTATGATGAAGTCCTGTCTTGAAAGGACTACTACTCGGTGGCCCCTGCACTACTCTACTTTTACCTGTTTCCCTTCTCATGCTCTTCCCTCCAACTGGGAAAGCCAACTCCATCTCAATGTGCTGAACTCATCCCTGTTCCTCCAGGCTGCCCGGCCAGGAGCTTCTCTGATGTGATagctgctgtttgtttgtttgtttgtttgagatggagtctcactctatcacccagtctggagtacagtgacatgatctcagctccctgcagcctccttctcctgggtccaagcaattctggtgcctcagcctcccgagtagctgagactacaggctcacaccaccacacctggctaatttttgtatttttggtagaaatggggtttcgccatgttggccaggctggtctggaactgccggcctaggtgatccacccatctagacctcccaaattgctggaattacaggtgtgagccactgtgcccactcaatatctcacttttttttttttttgccctgcaTGAGAGTCCGGGGTGTGAggaacacctcccaccaggctagAGGCAACTGCCCAGGAAGGACTGTGCTCGCTCCACCTCTGAATCCCTTGTAAATGCCTCATGAAGACCAATCTCTTGAATTCCATATCTACCCAGAATTAACTCCATTCCAGTCTCGGCGTGTAACCAGTTTTATCCATAgaaactttttcattttaggaaatCCCTGGTTTTAAGTATCCAATCCTCGTTCAGCTGGACAATATGAATATTTTCCACTGAAGTTAGGGAGGACTGTGATTTTCAGAACACTTAAAGAATTTTCCATCAAGAAGGTAGCTTGAGCCTGAAATGCAAAACCCATGGAGGAATTTTGAAGCCATTCTTCCCTTGAGTACCAACAGGGTCAGGGAAGACTGGGCCTCCTGAATTTATTCTTGTTCTTTAAGAATTACAGGTTGAGGTAGTTGATGCTGGTAAACATTCTCTCAGGAGACAGTAACTCCAGTGATACTTTTCAAAGATTTTAGCAAAAACTGAGTTAATAGCATTCTCTACCAATAtataaaaaaacttatttttttttgcttacaGTTTTAAATTCTGAGTAATAATTCTCTTGTTTATGTGTATTGCTAATCATTAAGGTATTACTTTTTCCACATATAaagctttgtcttttaaaatgcttgcatattcttttcttttcttttcttttctttctctctctctctttctttctttctttctttctttctttctttctttctttctttctttctttctttctttctttctctctctctctctttctttctttctttcccttccttccctccctcccccactccctccctccttgtctctctctccctttctttctttccttccttccttccttttttttttttttggatggagtctcactctgtcaccaggctggagtgcagtggcttgatcttggctcactgcaccctccacctcccaggtttcagcgattctcctgcctcagcgactctcctgcctcagcctcccgagtagctgggactactggcgcacgccaccacacctggctaatttttgtacttttagtagagacagggtttcaccatgttggccaggatgttcttgatctcctgacctcgtgatccgcccacctcagcctcccaaagtgctgggattacaagcgtgagccactgcgcccggcctcacatATTATTTTCTACAAGTAAAGATACTATCCAGCATTAAACATAAAAACACTTGCTGCACatcactttttgtgtttttttctttgagatggagtctcactctgtcgcccagactagagtgcggtggcgcagtttcagctcactgcaacatttgcctcccaggttcaagctattttcctgcctcagcctcctgagtagctgggaccacaggtgcctgtcaccacacccagctaatttttgtatttttagtagagacggagtttcaccatatgggccaggctggtctcgaactcctgatcttatgatccacccgcctccacttctgtttttattttttgagaaagataGATATGAACTTTACGGAGGGATGAAGAGGTGAGAGTAAGCCTTGTGTTAGTCAGGACTCTATGTTGTGAATGTCATTCACAACAGAAAACCCTAAATATTATGCAAACTATTGTAAGcaagaaaaataatggaaaaatggaaacatttattcCTTTGCATAATAGAAATTACCAGAGTTGTTCTGTCTTTAGATAAGGTTTGAACCAAAGGGTTCAGAACAATCAAGACCCTTTTTTATATGTCCTTCTGCTCTGCCTTCTGCAGTGTAGGCTTTACCCTCAGGCACTACACAGTATAGTTCTAGGGTTTCCCTCCTGATATCAAAAAGGCTGTGGCCTGCCCAGCTCTCGCATCCCCACGCTACACCATCTGGCTAAATGAACATCGTGTTTTCTGGTGGTGcccaaagaagagagaggaagctcTCTTTCCCAGATGCCCCAGCAAGTATAACCTTGCATCTCATTGGCTCTGGCTGAGTTGTGTGCCTGTCTCTGACCAATCACTGAGTCAGGAGGATGAAATATTCATATCGACTTAATTGCGGTTTAAGCTAGGGGTATGTAGAGGTATTTTCCCTAAAGCAAAATTGAAACACTGTTATCAGAAGTGGGAGAATGGATGATAGAAGCAAAATAATACCTGTCCACAACAAAGTCTTAATGCTGTGTTTGAGCTTTCCTGAGTTTCCCAGAGAGACATTGCTGGAAAATTCCTATTGATTTTCTCTAAAATTTCAACAAGTGGTTAATGTCTGGCCATGCTCACAGTCTCCCATCTGGTTGGGGTGGGCTCCTCACAGAACACGCTTTCACAGTTACCCTAAATTCTCTGGGGCCGGGTTATTCCTTTGTGGAACTAGAGGAACACAGAGAGTCAACTGAGGCCAAAAGAGGCCTGAGAGAAACTGAGGTCAAGATTTTAGGATTCATGGTCCTGTGATGCTTTGAggtataattgtggatttgtccaATTCTCTTTAGTTCTGTCAgcttttgcttcatatattttagtGCTCTATTGTTAGATACATACACATTTAGTATTATGTCTTCTTGATGCATTTACTCTCTTATCATTACTTAAAGTCCTTTATCTCTGATAATTTTCTgtgttctgaagtctactttgtctaaaaataagactttcttttcctttcaaattcttttctttctccttccttccttcccttcttttctttctttctttctctctctttctttctttctttctttctttctttctttctttctttctttctttctttctttctttctttctttctttctttctttctctttctttctttccttctttctttcttccttccttccttccttccttccttccttccttccttccctctctccttccttccttcctccctccctccctcccaccctctctctctctctgtctctctctttctttctttctttccttccttccttctttttttgagacagagtctcattctgtggcccaggttggagtgcagtgacgtgatcttggttcactgcaacctctgccatgagcaattctcctgcctcagcctctcgagtagctgggactacaggcacatgccactgcgcttggctaatttttgtatttttagtagagacagggtttcaccatattgatcaggctggtctcaaactcctgactttgtgatccacccacctcagcctcccaaagtgctgggattagaggcgtgacccaccacgcccagctaactttcttttgattagtgttttcACAGTTTATCTTTTTCCATCATGTTACTTTAGATATGCCtatattattgtatttaaaatgtgtttcttacagACTGCATGTAGTTTTATCCAGTCTAAAAacatctgtcttttaattggtgtttaaacaatttatatttaataaaattgttgAATTTAAGATGGAtaaccattttatttgttttctattcaccacttctgttttattctctttccagaattcttttggattatttaaatatttcataatattttatcttatttattggGCTTTTGCCTATAACTCTTTGTGGTACTTTTTGATGGTTGCTTGAGGGATTACAGTGTACTTAACTTTTCACAGTATACATAGAGTTAATATTTTGCCACTTCCAGTAAACCATAGAAGGTTTATAATCATATTAGTTCCTCTATCCATTTCCTTTTATGTTATAGTCGTCATATATATTACATCTATATACATTGGAACATTATAGGCAACGTTATGATTTTTGCATTcaacagttatatatatattttaaagaatttaagagGAGAAAAATACTTTACTTATTAGGATCTTAatcatttctttcattctttattaatttctaatGTTCTATGTTTCTCTCTGGTGTAATTTCTCCTCAACCTGAAAAactttatttagcatttattttagagCAAGTCTGTTGATGAtgaattctcttagtttttcttcatctgagaatgCCTTCATCTTTTCTGCATTCCTGAAATacatttttgctggatatagaattctgagCAGATAGTTCTTTCTTCTAGCACtttatttagtttaatttttttcagtgcttTAAAGATGTTTCTGTCTTCTGGGACCCataggaggggtgtgtgtgtgtgtgtgtgtgtgtgtatgtgtgtatatatatatatttttttccctttatctcAAAGGTTCTATGGTTTCAGATGAGTAACCTGCAGTCATAGTTTTCTCTTATgtgtaatttatcatttttccttCCAGCTGCTTTCAAGATGCTTTGTTTACCTCTGATTTTcaacaatttgattatgatgtgtctggGTGTTTTCAAGTTTCACCTATTTTAAGGTTCATTAAGCTTCTTGAATCTATAAATACAGGTCTTTCAGCAAATTTAGGACATTTTCtgcagacattttttatttttatttttgagactgggatgttgctatgttgcccaggctggtctcaaacttctgggctcaagtaatcttcctgccttggcttcccaaagtgctgggattataggtctgaGCCACTGGATTTTCTGGccctcagaactgtgagccaacaaatttcttttctttataaattacccagtctgtagtattctgcTATAGAAGCACAAAATGCGCTAAGATACTGGGCCGACCAGATTCCTCCAGGAATATGAATTAGGATGGACGTAAAACATGCAGATTCAGGACTCATGGGTCCTTCTGCCCTGCAGTGTAGAACAAGAAGAGGCCCAGCTGTGAGAAAGGTAGAGGCTTTGAGAGAAACAGaattgaaaaagagagagagagagagagagtaacaTCTTGGATGCTTTCCACTTTTTGGTTCAGTCCTACCTGAGATTTAACTATATCCCAACCCACAGGTGCCGTAAGACACCAGTTCCTGTATTTTTACGCCATCTCTCCTTTTAATGTAAGTTAgcttgaatttatttcttttatgtacaTCTAAAAAGTACACAGTGGGTcaagctcagtggctcacacctgtaataccagcattttggaaggccaaggtgggcagatcacttgaggtcaggagtttgagaccagcctggccaacatggtgaaactgaaaatacaaagattagctggttgtggtggcaagcatctgtaattccagctaattgagaggctgaggcaggagaatcacttgaacctgggagacagaagttgcagtgaaccaagatagtgccactgcactccagcctgggcaacagagcaagactgcctcaaaaaaataaataaataaaaataaaaagtacacagGATTAGAAATTATACTGTGACTGTGCCCAGGCACCACGCTCACTTAGGGAGAAGACTTGGCAACAGGATAATAGAGTCAAGTCATTAGGCCCTCATAAGATCAAACCTAAAACCCTAGCTTTGTTTACATGAATTT
Coding sequences within it:
- the ADIPOQ gene encoding adiponectin isoform X1, which codes for MESCVGINWACCVGSVSPWLTVHMWIPGLRMLLLGAVLLLLALPSHGQDTTTQGPGVLLPLPKGACTGWMAGIPGHPGHNGVPGRDGRDGTPGEKGEKGDPGLIGPKGDTGETGVTGAEGPRGFPGIQGRKGEPGEGAYVYRSAFSVGLETYVTVPNMPIRFTKIFYNQQNHYDGSTGKFHCNIPGLYYFAYHITVYMKDVKVSLFKKDKAMLFTYDQYQENNVDQASGSVLLHLEVGDQVWLQVYGEGERNGLYADNDNDSTFTGFLLYHDTN
- the ADIPOQ gene encoding adiponectin isoform X2 translates to MLLLGAVLLLLALPSHGQDTTTQGPGVLLPLPKGACTGWMAGIPGHPGHNGVPGRDGRDGTPGEKGEKGDPGLIGPKGDTGETGVTGAEGPRGFPGIQGRKGEPGEGAYVYRSAFSVGLETYVTVPNMPIRFTKIFYNQQNHYDGSTGKFHCNIPGLYYFAYHITVYMKDVKVSLFKKDKAMLFTYDQYQENNVDQASGSVLLHLEVGDQVWLQVYGEGERNGLYADNDNDSTFTGFLLYHDTN